A window of the Streptomyces luomodiensis genome harbors these coding sequences:
- the gabT gene encoding 4-aminobutyrate--2-oxoglutarate transaminase, translated as MTELSGGPSLPQERRVVTAIPGPKSQELLARKNAAVAGGVGSVLPVFTVRAGGGVIEDVDGNSLIDFGSGIAVTSVGSSAEAVVRRAAAQLADFTHTCFMVTPYEGYVEVCEELARLTPGDHAKKSALFNSGAEAVENAVKIARSYTKRQAVVVFDHGYHGRTNLTMALTAKNMPYKQGFGPFAPEVYRVPLAYPYRWPTGPEHCAEEAAAQAIDQISKQVGAENVAAIVIEPVLGEGGFIEPAKGFLPQIAEFAKAHGIVFVADEIQSGFCRTGQWFACEDEGIVPDLITTAKGIAGGLPLAAVTGRAEIMDAAHSGGLGGTYGGNPVACAAALGAIETMRELDLNAKAKRIEEVMKGRLAALREKYDIIGDLRGRGAMIAIELVKSGTKDPDPEATAAVAKACHSAGLLVLTCGTYGNVLRFLPPLVIGEDLLNEGLDILEGAFAEL; from the coding sequence ATGACCGAACTGTCCGGAGGCCCGTCCCTCCCCCAGGAGCGCCGCGTCGTCACCGCCATTCCCGGCCCGAAGTCGCAGGAGCTGCTCGCCCGTAAGAACGCGGCGGTCGCCGGTGGGGTGGGGAGCGTGCTGCCGGTCTTCACCGTGCGTGCGGGCGGCGGTGTGATCGAGGACGTGGACGGCAACTCGCTGATCGACTTCGGTTCCGGTATCGCCGTGACCTCCGTCGGCTCCTCCGCCGAGGCCGTCGTGCGACGGGCGGCCGCGCAGCTGGCGGACTTCACGCACACATGTTTCATGGTCACGCCGTACGAGGGCTATGTGGAGGTCTGCGAGGAGCTGGCCCGGCTCACGCCCGGTGACCACGCCAAGAAGTCGGCACTGTTCAATTCGGGCGCCGAGGCGGTGGAGAACGCGGTGAAGATCGCCCGTTCGTACACCAAGCGCCAGGCGGTCGTCGTCTTCGACCACGGCTACCACGGCCGGACCAACCTCACCATGGCGCTCACCGCCAAGAACATGCCGTACAAGCAGGGCTTCGGCCCCTTCGCGCCCGAGGTCTACCGCGTTCCGCTCGCCTACCCCTACCGCTGGCCGACCGGCCCGGAGCACTGTGCCGAGGAGGCCGCGGCGCAGGCCATCGATCAGATCAGCAAGCAGGTCGGGGCGGAGAACGTGGCCGCGATCGTCATCGAGCCGGTCCTCGGCGAGGGCGGCTTCATCGAGCCCGCCAAGGGCTTCCTGCCCCAGATCGCCGAGTTCGCCAAGGCCCATGGCATCGTCTTCGTCGCGGACGAGATCCAGTCCGGCTTCTGCCGCACCGGCCAGTGGTTCGCCTGTGAGGACGAGGGCATCGTGCCGGACCTGATCACCACCGCCAAGGGCATCGCGGGCGGTCTGCCGCTCGCCGCCGTCACCGGCCGCGCGGAGATCATGGACGCGGCGCACTCCGGCGGGCTCGGCGGCACCTACGGCGGAAACCCGGTGGCGTGCGCGGCGGCGCTCGGCGCGATCGAGACGATGCGCGAGCTGGACCTCAACGCCAAGGCCAAGCGGATCGAGGAGGTCATGAAGGGCCGCCTCGCCGCGCTGCGGGAGAAGTACGACATCATCGGCGACCTCCGCGGCCGCGGCGCCATGATCGCCATCGAACTGGTGAAGTCCGGCACCAAGGACCCCGACCCCGAGGCCACGGCCGCCGTCGCCAAGGCCTGCCACTCGGCCGGGCTGCTGGTGCTGACCTGCGGAACCTACGGCAATGTGCTGCGCTTCCTGCCGCCGCTGGTGATCGGCGAGGACCTTCTGAACGAGGGCCTGGACATCCTCGAGGGCGCCTTCGCCGAGCTGTGA
- a CDS encoding ATP-binding protein gives MDTEGTFDSRSTRHNPPPPPPPQSPPSFPTAPPPMPPTTPPAPPGAAPVPGAPAPPSFVAWLRAPRPEAGPGVWTYEHKPKAPEEPDRIPSRGLISGALIALLCTWLLWSLITKGYLGPYWLWPLKLLNSEDWFNRNGDADTLKWIANGYETLWFLIIAAIFSRVGHWSEVWRRYIAPLFRRAWDEPAPGAGGAVGPEGDPVEWPHLRAAGAHSAADRLAAEARAGAMNDVDQARIEYAWQSVRAGRNSFASFTDTVLRHGAASYGHPSGARDLPVRTARHDLVAHQVRLGTAADDRRNPYQHRGVGIALDPEVLGTSLLAVGPPGSGKTGRMVRPVVESLCLQALAGQVAVVAVGAAGAGLGADEAFDVVVKIGRSDSVYDLDLYGGTTDPDEAAGILAEALIGDMAASLPGGDSRRAATALAQLLGPYRAAHGRFPSVPDLRELLDGSKTAINALREALDEAGERAQARELEARVRQSGAPGDVGALLADRIALLDRPAFAEFFTTDGDRRPFSLRALEHPLRVRIDLPERGHAEASRMLARLVLAQFTECAVGRADRSLFACLVLDDASHTITPEALRGIQRLRSAHAGAVLTLRTLDDVPEALRSALLGAVGCRMACAGVTTWDGARFAEVWGTEWVETRDVTDRQIIAEEPFTKVLHFIRKVVTGKAVTTQSVTVRTVERERWSASELAHAVPAGHAVLSVTSVRGESGPPVLVDLRG, from the coding sequence ATGGACACCGAGGGCACGTTCGACTCACGCAGCACACGCCACAATCCGCCCCCACCTCCGCCTCCGCAATCCCCGCCCTCCTTTCCCACCGCCCCGCCGCCGATGCCGCCGACCACGCCCCCGGCGCCCCCTGGCGCCGCTCCGGTGCCCGGAGCGCCCGCCCCCCCGTCCTTCGTCGCCTGGCTGCGAGCCCCGCGCCCCGAGGCGGGGCCGGGGGTGTGGACGTACGAGCACAAGCCGAAGGCGCCGGAGGAGCCGGATCGGATTCCCTCACGTGGGCTGATCAGTGGCGCGTTGATCGCGCTCCTGTGCACCTGGCTGTTGTGGTCGCTGATCACGAAGGGGTATCTGGGCCCCTACTGGTTGTGGCCGCTCAAGCTGCTCAACTCAGAGGACTGGTTCAACCGCAATGGTGACGCAGACACGCTCAAGTGGATTGCCAACGGCTATGAGACCCTGTGGTTCTTGATCATCGCGGCCATCTTCAGCCGCGTCGGCCACTGGTCCGAAGTCTGGCGTCGCTACATCGCGCCCCTCTTCCGGCGGGCCTGGGACGAGCCCGCCCCCGGGGCGGGCGGTGCGGTGGGGCCGGAGGGGGACCCCGTCGAGTGGCCGCACTTGCGGGCCGCGGGGGCGCACAGTGCGGCTGATCGGTTGGCGGCGGAGGCGCGGGCCGGGGCGATGAACGACGTCGACCAGGCCCGGATCGAGTACGCCTGGCAGTCCGTGCGGGCCGGGAGGAACTCCTTCGCCTCGTTCACCGACACCGTGCTGCGCCACGGCGCCGCCTCGTACGGCCATCCGTCCGGGGCGCGGGATCTGCCCGTCCGTACGGCGCGGCATGACCTTGTCGCGCATCAGGTGCGCCTCGGCACCGCCGCCGACGACCGCCGCAACCCTTACCAGCACCGAGGCGTCGGGATCGCCCTCGACCCCGAGGTGCTCGGCACCTCGCTCCTGGCCGTCGGGCCGCCCGGTTCGGGGAAGACGGGGCGGATGGTGCGGCCCGTCGTGGAGTCGCTGTGCCTGCAGGCGCTCGCCGGGCAGGTCGCCGTCGTGGCGGTCGGGGCGGCGGGGGCCGGGCTCGGGGCGGATGAGGCGTTCGACGTCGTCGTGAAGATCGGCCGGTCCGACTCCGTTTACGACTTGGACCTCTACGGCGGCACCACCGACCCCGACGAGGCCGCGGGCATCCTGGCCGAGGCCCTGATCGGCGACATGGCCGCCTCGCTGCCCGGCGGGGACAGCCGGCGCGCCGCCACCGCGCTGGCCCAGCTGCTCGGCCCCTACCGCGCCGCCCACGGCCGCTTCCCGTCCGTCCCGGATCTGCGCGAGCTGCTGGACGGTTCCAAGACGGCCATCAACGCGCTGCGCGAGGCGCTGGACGAGGCGGGCGAGCGGGCGCAGGCCCGCGAGCTGGAGGCACGGGTCCGGCAGTCCGGTGCGCCCGGGGACGTGGGCGCGCTGCTCGCGGACCGGATCGCGCTGCTGGACCGGCCCGCGTTCGCGGAATTCTTCACCACCGACGGCGACCGCCGCCCGTTCTCCCTCCGCGCCCTCGAACATCCCCTCCGGGTGCGTATCGATCTGCCCGAGCGCGGCCATGCCGAGGCGTCGCGGATGCTCGCGCGGCTGGTCCTGGCACAGTTCACCGAGTGCGCCGTGGGCCGCGCCGACCGTTCGCTGTTCGCCTGCCTGGTCCTCGACGACGCCTCGCACACCATCACCCCCGAGGCCCTGCGCGGTATCCAGCGGCTCCGCTCCGCCCACGCGGGCGCCGTGCTCACCCTCCGCACCCTCGACGACGTCCCCGAGGCGCTGCGCAGCGCGCTGCTCGGCGCGGTCGGCTGCCGGATGGCCTGCGCCGGGGTGACGACCTGGGACGGGGCGCGGTTCGCGGAGGTGTGGGGGACGGAGTGGGTGGAGACCCGGGACGTCACCGACCGGCAGATCATCGCCGAGGAGCCGTTCACCAAGGTGCTGCACTTCATCCGTAAGGTCGTCACCGGCAAGGCGGTGACCACGCAGTCGGTGACCGTACGGACGGTGGAGCGTGAGCGCTGGTCCGCCTCGGAGCTGGCCCACGCGGTGCCCGCCGGGCACGCGGTGCTGTCGGTGACCTCCGTAAGGGGCGAGAGCGGGCCGCCGGTGCTGGTGGACCTCCGCGGATGA
- a CDS encoding PucR family transcriptional regulator, translated as MPPTLASLVRHPGLKLSVLAGEDRLETPVRWAHVSELADPVPYMEGGELLLITAMQIEAEDPDEMRRYVRRLVGAGVVGLGFALGVKYAEVPPALAAAAKEEGLPLLGVPRRTPFIAISKAVSAAIAADQYRAVTAGFEAQRELTRAAIGAEGPAALLARLASHVDGWAALYDASGAVVAAAPDWAARRAARLTADVERLRSRPGPASIVVGGVGGVGGVGGVGGVGGARTTGAEAAEDTAVADRVELQSLGTGRRPRGVLAVGTGAPLGTAERYAVHSAVALLTLTTERSRAWQEAEQRLGAAVLRMLLAGEPDHARAVAGPLYGGLLDAPFRMLVAEVPSGGAAQQTHAAPSGTGGVPAEHPAEPAAATANAGTRTGSGTNVTGTSIGTGTGIGTGTGGGAAVGEPGAADPLGTLVDTMEAAAARTGESLLVVPDGERLIVLAPDGGAAAAACAEHARAVESRRGTKARPRDRGAAAPQGDELVIGLSAPAGPIAAAAAYRQAEQALSVARRRGRMLVEHEQVAAGSVLPLLADDAVRAFADGMLRALHEHDATGRGDLVASLRAWLSRHGQWDAAAADLGVHRHTLRYRMRRVEEILGRSLDDPDVRMELWLALKATSV; from the coding sequence ATGCCTCCCACGCTCGCCTCGCTCGTCCGCCACCCCGGCCTCAAGCTGTCCGTGCTGGCGGGCGAGGACCGGCTGGAGACGCCCGTGCGCTGGGCACATGTCAGCGAGCTCGCCGACCCCGTGCCCTATATGGAGGGCGGCGAACTGCTCCTGATCACCGCGATGCAGATCGAGGCCGAGGACCCGGACGAGATGCGCCGCTATGTGCGGCGGTTGGTGGGCGCGGGCGTGGTCGGGCTCGGCTTCGCGCTCGGCGTCAAATACGCTGAGGTGCCGCCCGCGCTCGCGGCGGCGGCCAAGGAGGAGGGGCTGCCGCTGCTCGGCGTGCCCCGCCGCACCCCCTTCATCGCGATCAGCAAGGCCGTCTCCGCGGCGATAGCCGCCGACCAGTACCGTGCCGTGACCGCCGGGTTCGAGGCGCAGCGCGAGCTGACCCGCGCCGCCATCGGGGCCGAGGGGCCTGCCGCGCTGCTCGCCCGGCTCGCCTCCCATGTCGACGGCTGGGCCGCGCTCTACGACGCCTCCGGCGCGGTGGTCGCCGCCGCACCCGACTGGGCCGCCCGCCGCGCCGCCCGGCTCACCGCCGACGTCGAGCGGCTCCGCTCCCGCCCCGGCCCGGCGAGCATCGTGGTCGGCGGTGTCGGCGGTGTCGGCGGTGTTGGGGGCGTCGGCGGCGTCGGCGGGGCCAGGACCACGGGCGCGGAAGCGGCCGAGGACACGGCCGTCGCGGACCGGGTGGAGCTCCAGTCGCTGGGCACCGGGCGGCGTCCCCGCGGTGTGCTCGCGGTCGGCACGGGCGCGCCGCTGGGCACCGCCGAGCGCTATGCCGTGCACTCGGCGGTCGCGCTGCTGACCCTGACCACCGAGCGTTCCCGCGCCTGGCAGGAGGCCGAGCAGCGGCTCGGCGCCGCCGTGCTGCGGATGCTGCTCGCGGGCGAGCCCGACCACGCGCGGGCGGTCGCCGGACCGTTGTACGGCGGACTGCTCGACGCGCCGTTCCGGATGCTCGTCGCCGAGGTACCGTCCGGCGGCGCGGCCCAGCAGACACACGCGGCGCCCTCCGGTACGGGCGGAGTCCCGGCGGAGCACCCCGCGGAACCCGCCGCCGCGACCGCGAACGCGGGCACCAGAACGGGATCGGGCACCAACGTGACGGGCACGAGCATCGGGACAGGCACGGGCATCGGGACGGGAACAGGCGGGGGTGCGGCCGTCGGCGAACCGGGGGCGGCCGATCCGCTCGGCACGCTCGTCGACACCATGGAGGCGGCCGCGGCCCGCACCGGCGAGTCGTTGCTGGTCGTGCCCGACGGCGAGCGGCTCATCGTGCTGGCCCCGGACGGCGGGGCGGCGGCCGCGGCCTGTGCCGAGCACGCCCGCGCCGTGGAGAGCCGCCGCGGTACGAAGGCCCGCCCCCGCGACCGAGGCGCCGCCGCGCCCCAGGGCGACGAACTCGTCATCGGGCTGTCCGCCCCCGCGGGCCCCATCGCCGCCGCGGCCGCCTACCGCCAGGCGGAGCAGGCGCTGTCGGTGGCGCGCCGCCGCGGCCGGATGCTGGTCGAGCATGAGCAGGTCGCGGCGGGTTCCGTACTGCCCCTGCTCGCCGACGACGCCGTCCGGGCGTTCGCCGACGGCATGCTGCGCGCCCTGCACGAGCACGACGCCACCGGCCGGGGTGACCTGGTCGCCTCCCTGCGCGCCTGGCTCTCCCGGCACGGCCAGTGGGACGCGGCCGCCGCCGACCTCGGCGTGCACCGCCACACCCTGCGCTACCGGATGCGCCGCGTCGAGGAGATCCTGGGCCGCTCCCTGGACGACCCGGACGTCCGCATGGAGCTGTGGCTCGCCCTCAAGGCCACCTCGGTGTGA
- a CDS encoding aldehyde dehydrogenase family protein — protein sequence MPDTNEAATHAFWLAGRKATGEDTLEVTSPWDGRRVGAVSVPTDAQIEEAVAAADAVREEFAATPAHVRAAALDHVSRRIAERTEEIARLIADENGKPLKWARGEVGRAVSVFRFAAEEARRFNSGEAQRLDTDAGGTGRLALTRRFPRGTVLGIAPFNFPLNLSAHKVAPAIAVGTPIILKPAPATPLSALVLGELLAETELPAGSWSVLPVPNDRMPALVQDERLPVISFTGSEKVGYSIKESVPLKHCTLELGGNGAAVVLSDYSSDADLDWAATRIGTFSNYQAGQSCISVQRVIADAAVYEELVPRIVAAVEAQVTGDPTDDATDVGPLISEDAAKRVESWVEEAVRAGAKLLTGGRREGASYAPTVLADVPADTTIACEEVFGPVLTLHKVTGEDEAFAAVNDSKYGLQAGVFTREVRTAFRAHRALEVGGVIIGDVPSYRADQMPYGGAKRSGVGREGVRFAMEDYTYERVMVLTGLDL from the coding sequence GTGCCGGACACAAACGAAGCTGCCACCCACGCGTTCTGGCTCGCCGGCCGCAAGGCGACGGGCGAGGACACGCTCGAGGTCACGTCGCCCTGGGACGGCCGCCGCGTCGGCGCGGTGAGCGTTCCCACCGACGCGCAGATCGAGGAGGCCGTCGCCGCGGCCGACGCGGTGCGCGAGGAGTTCGCCGCGACCCCCGCGCACGTACGGGCGGCCGCGCTGGACCATGTGTCGCGCCGGATCGCCGAGCGCACCGAGGAGATCGCCCGGCTGATCGCGGACGAGAACGGCAAGCCCCTCAAGTGGGCGCGGGGCGAGGTGGGCCGTGCCGTGTCCGTGTTCCGGTTCGCGGCCGAGGAGGCCCGCCGGTTCAACAGCGGGGAGGCCCAGCGGCTGGACACCGACGCCGGTGGCACCGGGCGGCTCGCGCTGACCCGCCGCTTCCCGCGCGGCACCGTGCTCGGCATCGCGCCGTTCAACTTCCCGCTGAACCTGAGCGCTCACAAGGTCGCCCCGGCCATCGCCGTGGGCACTCCGATCATCCTCAAGCCGGCCCCGGCGACCCCGCTGTCCGCGCTGGTCCTCGGCGAGCTGCTGGCCGAGACCGAGCTCCCGGCGGGCTCCTGGAGCGTCCTGCCGGTGCCCAACGACCGGATGCCCGCGCTGGTCCAGGACGAGCGGCTGCCGGTCATCTCCTTCACCGGCTCGGAAAAGGTCGGCTACTCGATCAAGGAGTCGGTGCCGCTCAAGCACTGCACCCTGGAGCTCGGCGGCAACGGCGCCGCGGTCGTCCTGTCGGACTACTCCTCCGACGCCGACCTCGACTGGGCGGCCACCCGCATCGGCACCTTCTCCAACTACCAGGCCGGCCAGTCCTGCATCTCCGTGCAGCGGGTGATCGCGGACGCGGCCGTCTACGAGGAACTCGTGCCGAGGATCGTCGCGGCGGTCGAGGCGCAGGTCACCGGCGACCCGACCGATGACGCCACCGATGTCGGCCCGCTGATCAGCGAGGACGCCGCCAAGCGCGTCGAGTCCTGGGTCGAGGAGGCCGTCCGGGCCGGTGCGAAGCTGCTGACCGGCGGCAGGCGCGAGGGCGCGAGCTACGCCCCGACCGTGCTCGCGGACGTCCCCGCGGACACCACGATCGCCTGCGAGGAGGTCTTCGGTCCGGTGCTCACCCTGCACAAGGTGACCGGTGAGGACGAGGCGTTCGCGGCCGTCAACGACTCCAAGTACGGCCTCCAGGCAGGGGTCTTCACCCGCGAGGTGCGGACCGCCTTCCGCGCCCACCGCGCGCTGGAGGTCGGCGGCGTGATCATCGGCGATGTGCCCTCGTACCGCGCCGACCAGATGCCGTACGGCGGTGCCAAGAGGTCCGGTGTCGGCCGTGAGGGGGTGCGGTTCGCGATGGAGGACTACACCTACGAACGGGTCATGGTCCTCACCGGCCTCGACCTCTGA
- a CDS encoding glycoside hydrolase family 3 C-terminal domain-containing protein → MRIRVDDLLDRLTLDERIAMLHQFAPGVERLGLAPFRTGQEALHGVAWMGPATVFPQAVGLGATWNAELVRRVGEAVGREARAMRARDPRVGLNVWSPTVNLLRDPRWGRNEEGYAEDPCLTSALATAYTHGLRGDHPERWRTAPVLKHWLAHNNETDRDTTSSSVRPRVLHEYDLAAFRGAVRAGAVAGVMPAYNLVNGRPNHVSPYLRDQLRTWTDQDLVVCSDAGAPSNLVDSEHYFDTHEEAIAAALLAGVDSFTDHDQDASKTVARVRGALERGLIDASTVDTAVRRLLAMRCALGEFDEPAGPADGLAGPANGAAPPGDGPAGPLGYGSDGSDGSGGSRDGSHGSDGSRDGSGGAFDTPAHRALAQEAAEQAVVLLVNDGLLPLSHSAVRTLAVVGPLADECKLDWYSGSLIRRSSPREALAERLGADRVVFADGLDTVRLRTAAGWVRVPDAAAEGNAEGEAENAERTDESSLNPAHTEGRTDLPPLTIGDTATDLAMTDWGGGVLTLRAPSGRYLTVAGDGFVRAAAEQPGGWVVQETFTLEAHRDGHLLRHAGTGGYVCVAAGGLKVAERDGGEEGTVFRLEVVERGEDAVARAAAQADAVVVVAGNDPHIGGRETEDRTTLALPAQQERLWRAAHAANPRTALVLTSSYPYAVGDAADTLPALLWTAHGGQAAGTALARVLFGDVSPAGRLPQTWYLADHDLPDLLDYDIIASRATYLYFDGAPLFPFGHGLSYTAFAYGELSVRQDSGPSLDSGLAREAGLPREAGLPREAGLNVEAGLTVEAGLTVECEVTNSGPRDGDEVVQIYASAPGARVPLPHRRLIAHRRVWLRRGEKVRLFFTVPVEDALGFWDVAHGRWTVDPGTYEIHAGASSADIRRTAAVTVEGPPPAPRPVLRCGLEAADYDAADGIVLVDRTKVRGDAVAARADAVGRLFFRACDFGAGATSMTVAASHEATGNAAGDGDGDDATVEVHLADGTTLATVAVPPTGGRYAYTTVRAALAAPPTGVQDLHVTLRGALRLARLGFSG, encoded by the coding sequence GTGCGCATACGCGTGGACGATCTGCTGGACCGGCTCACGCTCGATGAGCGGATCGCGATGCTGCACCAGTTCGCGCCCGGAGTGGAGCGGCTCGGCCTCGCGCCGTTCCGTACCGGGCAGGAGGCGCTGCACGGTGTCGCCTGGATGGGCCCGGCGACCGTCTTCCCCCAGGCCGTCGGCCTGGGCGCGACCTGGAACGCGGAGCTGGTGCGGCGGGTCGGCGAGGCGGTCGGCCGCGAGGCGCGGGCGATGCGCGCACGCGATCCGCGGGTGGGCCTCAATGTGTGGTCGCCGACGGTGAATCTGCTGCGCGATCCGCGCTGGGGCCGCAATGAGGAGGGGTACGCCGAGGACCCATGTCTCACCTCGGCCCTGGCCACGGCCTACACCCACGGGCTGCGCGGCGACCATCCGGAGCGCTGGCGCACCGCGCCCGTCCTCAAGCACTGGCTGGCGCACAACAACGAGACCGACCGGGACACCACCTCTTCCTCCGTGCGGCCGCGAGTGCTGCACGAATACGATCTGGCGGCCTTCCGCGGGGCGGTGCGGGCGGGTGCGGTGGCCGGGGTGATGCCCGCGTACAACCTGGTCAACGGGCGGCCCAACCACGTCTCCCCGTATCTGCGCGACCAGCTGCGCACCTGGACCGACCAGGATCTGGTGGTCTGCTCCGACGCGGGCGCGCCGTCCAATCTGGTCGATTCCGAGCACTACTTCGACACCCATGAGGAGGCCATCGCCGCGGCCCTGCTGGCCGGGGTGGACAGCTTCACCGACCACGACCAGGACGCGTCGAAGACGGTCGCGCGGGTGCGGGGCGCGCTGGAGCGCGGGCTGATCGACGCCTCCACGGTGGATACGGCGGTGCGGCGGCTGCTGGCGATGCGGTGTGCGCTGGGCGAGTTCGACGAACCCGCCGGACCGGCGGACGGCCTGGCCGGACCGGCGAATGGGGCTGCCCCGCCGGGGGACGGCCCTGCCGGACCGCTCGGATACGGTTCCGACGGCTCTGATGGCTCCGGTGGTTCGAGGGACGGCTCCCACGGCTCCGATGGCTCGCGGGACGGCTCCGGCGGTGCCTTCGACACCCCCGCCCATCGCGCGCTCGCCCAGGAGGCCGCCGAACAGGCCGTCGTCCTGCTCGTCAACGACGGTCTGCTGCCGCTCTCCCACAGCGCCGTCCGCACCCTCGCCGTCGTCGGTCCGCTCGCCGACGAGTGCAAGCTCGACTGGTACAGCGGGAGTCTGATCCGCCGCAGTTCGCCGCGCGAGGCGCTGGCCGAACGGCTCGGCGCGGACCGGGTGGTGTTCGCGGACGGCCTGGACACGGTACGGCTGCGCACCGCGGCCGGTTGGGTGCGGGTGCCGGACGCGGCGGCGGAAGGGAATGCGGAAGGGGAGGCGGAGAACGCGGAACGGACGGACGAGAGCTCGCTCAACCCGGCGCATACGGAGGGCCGTACCGATCTGCCGCCGCTGACCATCGGCGACACCGCCACCGACCTGGCCATGACCGACTGGGGCGGCGGTGTGCTCACCCTGCGCGCGCCCTCCGGCCGCTATCTGACCGTGGCCGGGGACGGATTCGTCCGCGCGGCGGCCGAGCAGCCCGGGGGCTGGGTGGTCCAGGAGACGTTCACGCTGGAAGCGCACCGCGACGGACACCTCCTCAGGCACGCGGGGACGGGCGGCTACGTCTGTGTCGCCGCGGGCGGGCTGAAGGTTGCCGAGCGTGACGGCGGCGAGGAGGGGACCGTCTTCCGGCTGGAGGTCGTCGAGCGCGGCGAGGACGCGGTGGCCCGCGCCGCCGCCCAGGCGGACGCCGTGGTGGTCGTGGCGGGCAACGACCCGCACATCGGCGGCCGGGAGACCGAGGACCGCACCACCCTCGCCCTGCCCGCCCAGCAGGAGCGGCTGTGGCGCGCGGCCCACGCCGCCAATCCGCGGACCGCGCTGGTGCTGACGTCCAGTTATCCGTACGCGGTCGGGGACGCGGCCGATACGCTGCCGGCGCTGCTGTGGACGGCGCACGGCGGCCAGGCGGCGGGCACGGCGCTGGCCCGGGTGCTGTTCGGGGACGTCTCACCGGCGGGGCGGCTGCCGCAGACCTGGTACCTCGCCGACCACGATCTTCCCGATCTGCTCGACTACGACATCATCGCCTCGCGCGCCACCTATCTGTACTTCGACGGCGCTCCCCTCTTCCCCTTCGGGCACGGGCTGTCGTACACGGCCTTCGCCTACGGCGAGCTGTCGGTGCGGCAGGACTCGGGCCCGTCCCTGGACTCCGGCCTGGCCCGGGAGGCGGGCCTGCCTCGGGAGGCGGGCCTGCCTCGGGAGGCGGGCCTGAACGTGGAGGCGGGCCTGACCGTGGAGGCGGGCCTGACCGTGGAGTGCGAGGTCACCAACTCGGGTCCGCGCGACGGCGACGAGGTCGTGCAGATCTACGCGAGCGCGCCGGGCGCGCGCGTCCCGCTGCCGCACCGCCGGCTCATCGCGCACCGCAGGGTGTGGCTGCGCCGGGGCGAGAAGGTGCGGCTGTTCTTCACCGTGCCGGTCGAAGACGCACTGGGCTTCTGGGACGTGGCGCACGGCCGCTGGACCGTCGACCCGGGGACGTACGAGATCCACGCGGGCGCCTCCAGCGCGGACATCCGCCGCACCGCCGCCGTCACGGTCGAGGGCCCGCCGCCCGCGCCGCGCCCGGTGCTGCGGTGCGGTCTGGAGGCCGCGGACTACGACGCGGCGGACGGGATCGTGCTGGTGGACCGCACCAAGGTGCGCGGGGACGCGGTGGCCGCCCGTGCCGACGCGGTCGGCCGGCTGTTCTTCCGCGCCTGCGACTTCGGCGCGGGCGCGACGTCGATGACCGTGGCGGCCTCGCACGAGGCGACGGGGAACGCGGCCGGGGACGGGGACGGCGACGACGCGACGGTCGAGGTCCATCTCGCCGACGGCACCACCCTGGCCACCGTCGCCGTCCCGCCCACCGGCGGCCGTTACGCCTACACCACGGTCCGCGCCGCCCTGGCCGCGCCGCCGACCGGCGTCCAGGACCTGCACGTCACGCTGCGCGGCGCCCTGAGACTGGCCCGCCTCGGCTTCTCCGGTTGA